ATAGTGCCACTGAatcggaactgcctttgtttccAGCGGTTAAGGTAGTCTAGTCTAGTCCTGCCAATGGTCATAACGCAACAAGGAAACATTCAAATGACGTGCAATGAAAACCAACCTATTTTTCATCAAATGAAGATTCCAAAGTTTCATCAATTCTTTTTCACCGTCGTTCACATCTGTAAACTCGTCGAtcaactgaaatgaaaaaattgcgCAATTATCAGGAAGGCGAAAAGATCTTTCAAGATGGAGGATTTTCCTTCACAAGGGGCCAACGCCCAAATTATAAATACGTTGGCTTGGTGCCAAAACAGAACGCTtcgtttctttcctttttgtccACTTTATGACATCGATAACTAACACAAAAGAGGGGTCTGGGGTCTTTGCAATAAagctgtattttttttgttaatccCCCTCTCCAAACGGCTTTCTCAAGACATTCTATAATATTCCAGGGTTTTCCGTAACTATCTGAAGCTCTTAGTGATCGCTGACTCAttctacaaaatatttgaaatgtcCTTGATTAACATTCATAGATCTTCGTCTTTTTTTCTGTCTTCAGATCATAAATATTGATCACTTCCCTTTAAAGGCATTTCAAGGCCAATAAAACACATAGTTCGAATATCAAGCCGGCAGACGGAGCGGAAGACAAAACCGTCATTGGGCCATCTCAGTACAAGCGCAGCCGAAAAGTGGAAGCAGGGATTATCAAAAGCGGTTAGTTAGTTAACAATATCTCACTTATCTCCCCGGCACTACGAGCTGAGTCGTAAACAGCAAGTGCtcgatcggacaagagtattggttagcgagcaCCACGCAGGagtgacccaattttaatgaaggcaaaACGATATCTgcaacccatctccaaagggagggaggggaaaaactttaacaaattgcaaacgcctagttggtttactatagagGACAAACTGCCCAGCGAACCTTGGACGGCTAACTGCGGCTTGCATAGCaagactctgtctattaaagtacagattctactatgtagcaggtaggcattacattagactcgctttgaagaggaggcagacatgaactcggaaatgcaatataggccactttggaaaataccataatactccttgTTTATCTGCCCAAATTTTGgataggcattgtttttgttttctcttgggaccattgtaagtcccaagagaaactggaaacaatgcttatgcaaaatttggggggacaaacaaagagtattatggtatttttcgaagtggcctattggtgTTCAGAGGTCTCTtgtgctgattggctagaggggggtggggggggggggggagtttcAGTGTCCAGAAATGTAAGCAATCAGCTGCACGTCGATTTCAATAAGTTGTCCCCtttctcttctccccaactttagCATCACTCGTTTGTGCCAATACAGAGAATTAATGATACAAGGTTTCTCCTAAACTCCGGTCCTCAGGTAAAGAGAAACAGTTGCATTTACTCCAAGTACTCCTACAAGAAAACGCTATCCCTATCACTTCCTAATTGTTAGGAATAGGTAGCGAGTGCTTCGACCTAAAGGGACTCTTCGtgtcggatgtcaaaattggacgtGCATCTAAATGCTTGCATTTCTAGACGTTAGTGTTCCTGTGGCTTCACGATTCCTTTGAAAACTGCTAAATAACGGTACACCACTCACCTGTATTGTTTTCGCTCTCATCCATTCCGGGATAGTCTCGTCTTCACTATCCTGATCTTTCTCGGCGCTTCGAATCGGAAGTTTCGTCTTTGAATGAAAGTACATTCTGcagagaaaagacaaaagcaaCATCTCTCAACAATGAAGAAAATATCGAATACTTTCTGAGGTGATCAGGGAAATTACGACTGTGTGAAGTCCTCAAACAAAGCCTTCACCAAGACATGCACTAAGGTCCACAGTCACAATAACTGACCGTCGTCAAATATATATTTCGTGGTGAGGGTTTACAGAACTGAGGGAATAAAAATTTTTTCCAAGAATTGGCGGTCATATTTTTAACCACTCCATCCCCCGTTATGTTAAATCTCGGGCTCGCGTCTGCTTTTCACTAGCGCATAAGCAGAAATGAAGACATACGcataaacaaacaaagaacaAGCATGGTTCGTCTTTCATGAGCTCATGTTACGAGTGTGTCGCAGTGGGAACAAGAAGACCATAAACAGAagaatttttggatttcacatgacgtcacggccgccatgttggtgtccccaaacaatgaaatggcggccatgttggtgtcccgatccaatcctccgggaattgaaagctattattatgctaacgtcttcttttgttttcaatgaaaaacatggctgttgatcacgtgagtgaaaccaaAGAATACGCGCAGGGCGATCACCCAATTATTATTGCTCCCGACCTCGCTAAGATGTGCATCGTCTTCAAGCGGTGGAGGAAAGATGGTATTGAAAATATTGTTATTACTGTGTCTGACGTCATGACTTTTGGGGGTAGCGAAGACCAGATTTTATAAGTGAGCTTAGACTAATATTTTTCCCGAACTTGGATTTACGCAAaccaaaataaaatatttgcagTACCTAAAGTGTGCTAAGTGACATTTCAAGAATGTTTTCCCGTGCATGTTTTTTCCCGTTTTCGTATTTAAGCTACTTAATATTAAGTCATCTGTTTCGTGTAACTGTTAGCAAAGGTTGTCATAATCAAATTGCCAATCAAATTGGCTTCGCATCGTCAATTAGAACGAACTCGCGTGTTTGCAACAATtgttcacgttgttgtttttgctcacaACAGAGTGGCCAACTATCATCAACGGCAAATATGACCCAACTTGGCCACATTGAAAGTACCTGTGATGCCCATTATAGAAGGGCCTGTTGCCATCGCATTCGCCGTCATCGGGTTCTAAGAATTCTGAAAGACTCTCTCGGCGGCGTTGAGGCCTAGAACAATGGGAACAGAACAAAGAGTTAGACAACACTGAGCTCTGAGATTGTAAGCAAAAACGTTTCACCGAAAGCAAGATAACCGAAGCACAGAATGGATTCAGTATTTCCTGTTATCAAACATTAAACCAaaaatattgcgtttctagcatTCTGTTTGGCACATTAAATCTCGGTTATGTTATCAGCTCCTGTACCGTAGGATAGAGCCAAGTGTTACCAAGCTGAAAATGTTTGGCGGGAAGCGAGATTTCCAAGTATCCAAACGTTtgaaatttgttaaatttattattccattcgtgcttgttAAATGTGAGATTGGTAAAAAAAAGCCCCCTGCAAAAagacgcaacaactcccaacaatttAAGGACTTGCAGTGTATAATGGTAAGGATACGAgccataagactttgtaaacttacaaaatttggctgccatcttgttttcaacgtCAACGTGTTAATGCGTTGCTGTCTCCATGAAGACCATATATAATGCGCGtgcgtggccccaacaatgttaGAAGAGCTGTTGCAAAAGGATCCCACATTGTTACGCTACGCTCCGTCAATGACAGAACAAAAAAGTGTAGGGAATTGTTGGCACAAAAGTTTAACCAGTTTCGCACTTCGTGCCAAAACtcccaacaacacgcaacaacaaaAGACAGggtgtgcaaacgaacgcaacatgtAATACCTAAcaatgttggaagttgttggccaacaatgttgcgtttgtTTGCACAGGGCTTAGAAGAGACTTGTCACTGCGGTTACGTGAAACGGTAAACGGAAGGCTGCTGCATGCCCGTATTCAACgaataaaaattctttgatcCCAACTAGACTTTCGCTTTTGAGACGTTACTTGATATCTGTAGCTACGAGGCAAGAAGACATCTAAAACCAAACAAGTTTCTTCAAAGATGACGTTTCCACGGCTCCAAGCCATCATTTTATCAAattcactaataataataataataataataattacaaaatttatatagcgctaaatttaaataaatatcctaaagcgctttacaatattaAACTAACTTACTTACTTTTACTATACAAGGAGTTTCCAAAACCTGCTTACGTGAATTTGATCATGATGGCATGGagatatcaaaatgtcattctttGATATCGCtcatttttattcttaattgtttttcaaagaagtttctttaacttttggcaaaatgcaaatttcagcctggcCTTTTGTATAAAGACCTTTTTCATGGCTGTAccataaaacaaactttaaCTTGTCCTGTCACGTTACAAAATAAATTGCGTTACAATGGTGCACAAGACGATTGCGTTACCTCCAGACCATAACGTGTGTACTCGACAATCTCCTGCATGGTCCCTCCCGACTGAGAGCGTAACCCAGAAGATCGTTCATGTCCTCAGGTTTGCCGTAATACGATCCATCATAATTCTCATTCACACTCACATCTATTCTCTCTCCCTTACTGTGAGGctaaagaaaacaaatggaTTCTATATTATTTACAAACGCAgactcaataggccatttccaagttcgtgccttcctcctcttcaaagcgagtctaagtgcgaaacttttcttatgaaaattagttttcattcatatgtaaagaagcactgattaccatcacaaaaacttcgaacttagactcgctttgaagaggaggcagacatgaactcggaaacggCCTATTGCAATGACATCACTCAGTGAACGACTGGAAACGACTACGACTTCCGGATGAGGGTTTTCGAATTTGAGCATGCCCACTAAAAGAATTGAGAGCTCCAAACCTCATGCGCCCGCTAGGAACTAAAAACGTCTAGTAAAAGTCACCTAAAGCAAGCCTCGTTGCTTTTCCTAGGTAAATGCAACTACTTCGTACTTGGGTCGCgttttttaaatatgaaaagcgCTGAGATCTTTATCAAAACAAGCGGCCAGGTCTCTAAAtgcacaactgtaaaatggtcaatCCTTCGATTTCACATGTCGTCATAGAGCCAGCGTTTCCCTTCCTCGACGAAGAAACAGTAGAAATTGAAATGAACTCCTATGCAaccttttttcttgttttagttaAAAAATGGCTTCCGATAAGCGAGTTTAGAGTTTCCAAAACGTGCGCGCGTCGGGATAAAAGCAAGCatatatttaaaaaagattATGACaagaatggatactccaaaataaggagAGACTACACAACACAACTTACAACTTAAGAGCCAAACAAGGAGACAAAAACCGGCCATTCCATGCACCTCGTTCGTAGTGTTAAGTACTAATTTGCACTATGTAAGCCTCGGCACTCGTTCTAGAATAGTTAGCTTTCGTAACTTGGTAAAACTTAAGTAAGATCGTTTGGCACTTTATGTACACAACGCTAAGTGTCTCACCGTATCCATTCTAGCCACAGTcattaagaaaaacaaaagattttaaaTGCAAATTCTTGCAGCGATTTACCATAACGAAAAAGGCAATTATATGCTTGTTTTTATCTCGACGCGCACATTCCGACGTTTCTTGAACTAAGTGAAAAAACGAAGATCGATATGGAACCCTCCCCCTTCTTCGTCCCCGTTCTTGccatttttaagtttaagaaactCACGGCATAAGTAAAGACGAAGCGGCGGTGACAAAGCTTGAGATGTTTTAACAAGCTATAGAGCTGCCGGCAATCTATAGAACACCAGGGACAGTACAGATCCTCTCTCGCCTCAGTCTGTTGTCGAGTGTTGTTGTTATAAATGAACTGATAGAATATCCGCTGCCTCtttctattttctttgtttccgtCTGCCTCCTCGGCCGGCGAGCGCAAGTCATTCGTGGAAGGTGCGCTCTGGACGGTCAGCGGCGAACGAAGTGGAAGTGACGTAGGGCGCCTCGCAGGACGAGCCAGTGGTGAACCAGACCACGATAGTTTGAATTTAAGTGTGGGACCGTATGCAAACACCTCGAATGGCCCCATCTGTGAAAAGAATGGGAGGCGATAACTAGGAGGACTAACCACGTGATGTACATCTTCCACAATGGGTTTGAACGCCCTCACTAGTCGTGACATGAGATATGGACACTTTCAATTACCAGGTTGTTTCGAGAAAAGGTGCGAGATTTAAGTCAATCTCTTGGCGtgacaaagcaaaaaaagaggcgcgaaatttcaatttcttttgacGCTAACTTAAAGACTGCAATGGAACtgatttatttcaaaatgaatGGAGACAAAAACTGACGAGTACGTTAAGTCCACTTTCCTTGGCGTTTCATCACAACACATTCGAGAGAATTGGCGTTGCGTCCACGTGAAACGACTAGCTGTTTCTCttcataaaagaacaaaaatccCCTGAATAATAACAGAAGCTCATGACCATGAAGCGTTTCACTCTGGTTCAGACCTCGGGTTTTTGAGCTTAAAAATTTCGTTATTTgaatgtaacgtagctcgtgcattttcccacgcggtgcagcttcgatcttatttttgtccatatttgggcataaaattggtgttctAAAATCCTCAGCTTTGTTCCAGTGAAAAGAGTTGAAGtaacacgcttcaaggtcacgtgcttctgTAATAATGAACGTtctttaagtgtcaagtgtatttagaGCTGAGGtacaaattggggacactgttgGACACTagaaagtctctgcttacgagccagaaggctcatcaggccggcacgtatctccggtttcattagtatgaagcgactaggagtatttctactcccccctggatcaTCACAGTTATAACTGCTAATTCAGCAGTGACGACAGGAAAtcctgaaaaaattcagtcttgaacgggattcgaatcAAGTGCTTCACCAATTCGGCTATCAAGCCAACTAGGTGCTCGTCATTTTGAGAGTTCGCAATATACCCATAGAGGTTCGAGATATGTGCGAGAGAATATATCTGAAAGACATATTTGAACTTCGGAATGAAGCAGGTTGAGGAAATCAAGTTGATAGCAGCTATAATATTTATCATAACTGCTATCAACTTGATTTCTAACGgcaaaactatgtggagaacAGGGAAGAGTACATTGGACATGCTGCTTACGTGAAAgtgtcccaacacttttgtcgcAGATTGTTTTTCAGAACTAGTCTTCGTCTCCAGCTCTTCTGCGCAGACGCAAAATCTCTGACAACAACGCCTACACATTATTTGGACATTATTAAGTGGCCAGAGGTCGTTTTTCCTTGGTGATATCCGCAAGAATCGCGGCCCTTAATGCACTCAAAAAGCGGGTAAGTAGGTAGGCATTTAAACTGGATTTTTATCCACAGAAACTACAAACCAACTGACTTTAAGAAGTCTACCCACCTGTCCTTCAAATACATTCTCCCACGAAGTTCTATTGGACAGTATGCCCTTCTTTCGTCCAGGCTTCTTGTGTTTCTCACTAAGTGCCAGCTCGTAATCTCCATCGGTCAAGAGACAATGTTTGTTATTATCAAAGACTATCAGTTCAGCAATGTACACCTTGTGCTCGGTCTCATAAACAGATGAGTTTTCTGATGCACTACCGCTGTCACACTCCGGGTCAGGTGACACTTGAGCTGTTCGTCGCCGTTTTGTGGGGGGTTCGTCTGGGGTCGCAGTTTCAGGGCCACCTGAAATCATAGCCATAGAGTAAGATGATGTTCTATAGGGGAAAATCTGTCCGGACTGCAACCGGTTTACGTTTCCTAATATGGGAAAACCTTTCGCCaccttttcatttgaaaacctGTCAACTCTTGGGTTTAGTCATCGCCAGACTTCTCCGTTTACCGCGAACATTGTAATCAACTGAAACACGATTCCAGATATTGAAAGACCGCAAAACGACAACATTTCTAACAAAGCGCTATCCGAGGCGAGTTCTAAAGTACTCCAACTTATACCATGCACTCCATTTAAATGACATGGACGAGAAGAGGGGATGAAATATAATACTGCCAAAAAAGTGCGTTTTCTGCGGCTAGACGGGAAGCGCGGACGCAATGATCAACATTGGGATCTTGTTGCTAGCTTAAAGTGTATATGacaattgttttttatttactCGATGAAATCTCCACAATGTACTGATAAGtatggaaaaaaattattcgATAGCGACTTTTCTTCACCGTGTTTCGATGTACCAAAAACgttgaaatttcacttccggtggGGTACAAAACCGCGATACGGAAAACAGGAGACTGGgaataattgtgacgtcatTTCAGGGCATTAAGTTACGCAGAAAACAGATTTCTCAGTCATTGTCTCATTGCGAGCTACGAAATTGCCCCAAGAAATGGTACAAAAGTGCGTTGTTTATGGGTGTAATAATACGAAAGACGAGAAAAGAGGTACCTCTGTCCATCAGATACCATTTTTCAACAATCAAAGGCCAGAAGTCAAGAAAAGAAGGCGAAAGTGGAGTGCCTTTGTAAATGACACGCGGAAGAACTGGACCGCATCCAAATATTCGGTGATCTCTTTTGTTCAATTTCAGCCGTTTGTCTTATGATGGTCAGAAATTTGTTTCTTTCACCGGTGTCTTCACATTCTGCACACTTGGTACAGGAACGACACCAATATCATCTTTTTTCAGTCGCTGCTGACATTTCTGACCATCATAAGACAAACGGCTAAAATCTACTGGTGTGAAATGAACAGAACAGATCACCGAATATTTGGATGCGATCCAGTTCTTCCACGTGGCATTTACAAAGGCAATCCACCTTCGCCTTCTTTTCTTGGCTTCTGGTCTTTGATCGTCGAAAAATGGTGTCTGATGGACAGAGATACTTCTTTTTTCAATATTATTACACCCATAAACAACGCACTTTTTTACCATTTCTTGGCGCAATTTCTTAGCTCACAATAAGAAAATGACTGAAAAATCTGTTTTCCGCGAAACTAATGTCCTGATATGGCGTCACAATCATTCCCAGTCTCCTGTTTCGGTATCGCAATTTTGTACCCACCAGTAGTGAAATTTCACGTTTGGTACATCAAAACACGGGGAAGAAAAACCACTATCAACTAATTTTTTTCCATACTTATCAGTAAATTGTGGAGATTTTACcgagcaaataaaaaaatctgtcatatacactttaaTAGTAATTTAAGGATGCAAAAATCGGAAACGTGTTCAACTCCATAACGTCAGAGTTTGAAGAGAAACCGTAATTTTAAGTAGTGGAGGCAATTTGCAAAGAGCCGTGTTTTTAACCCGCATAAGCAGCTggtcagtaaaaaaaaaaatgcgtctTTAAATGACTTACTTAAGACACATACCGTTTTCTGTCTCGCCCATATCAGATTGTACTTCCACCAcgctcttctttctctttttcttaggGGCTTTGCTATTCACGCGGTAAGGTACGCTGACCTGTAGGCTCAGAATACACGTGCGACTGGTTTTGCCGCTCTTGAACGTACCATTGGGCACAGACACAGAGGACGAGGGGGACGCTGGTAAAAACTGGGACCGAGGATTAAAAGGAGCGGAGCCTTGGCCGAGTGGCACTGTTATGACTTGTGGGTCAGTTTCCTGTGCGAAAAGGAAAGAACATTTTGCGCACTTTGAAAGAGAGTGATAGCCTGGGGTCAACATGAACCGCACAAACCTTTTTGGGATTGTCTGTTGAGTTAAAACAAATATAGGAGAATGCGGGATGTGATGACGACAGATTAAGAGAAGGGGAAGAGGTTAACATTGTCAGAGGAATTGATGGGCTCTACACCTTTTTCTTGCCAAGAAAGAGCTTCGAAGAGATTAGGGACAAAAGGTCTCGCGCGCCCCAATTTTCGCAAGACCAAAATACGCAACAATCTCTTCGGAGAGCTTTCTTTGCGGCGCACGAGAAGGTTAGCTATCCGCAGTACCAGATAGCTCTTTACAACCACTCATTTCAATGGCGCCGTACAGGATGCAacaacatggccgtcgtgacgtcacgtgaaaacactccataGCTGCGTCGTGAACCTCCCTGTGATTGTTCGGagatgttttctttgatttgttCCGGAATCACTGGCGCGCGGTAAATGGCAAAGGGATTTGAGCGGGCGAAAGAAACTTCCCGCGGACGCCCCAAATGCGCTGATCCCATTATAGCAACCCACTAAAAGCCTGTATGCAGGTCACCAAAGCTAGTATTTTTTTACAGCCAAGATCTCTCCTTACATCCAAAAAATTTGCCTGATGAACTCAGCTTTTCACCCAACCATTTTGAGCGCGCCGACTCCTTCGTGCGCGGAAGGTGGAAAACACGGAGTAAGTATTTTTGATGAGCAGCACTTTTAAACAGCCGCTTTTAATTAAAGCTCAGTAACTTACCTTCCTTCTCTTGTGGCAGACTTTTACCAGCAGCACGTCAAC
This is a stretch of genomic DNA from Montipora capricornis isolate CH-2021 unplaced genomic scaffold, ASM3666992v2 scaffold_369, whole genome shotgun sequence. It encodes these proteins:
- the LOC138035389 gene encoding polycomb protein suz12-like, producing MTTEKSDVIYPGPKKTKFEQLRADHELFLQAFEKPTQIYRFLRTRNAVAPVFLHRTLSYMKHRRTSRPGKKRKDFKVNNMLEKVQEESGRINSTDPLENSGYMNLTFSGFFHGSGPVNGDLAGSRKSTLLVEDFIKVDVLLVKVCHKRRKETDPQVITVPLGQGSAPFNPRSQFLPASPSSSVSVPNGTFKSGKTSRTCILSLQVSVPYRVNSKAPKKKRKKSVVEVQSDMGETENGGPETATPDEPPTKRRRTAQVSPDPECDSGSASENSSVYETEHKVYIAELIVFDNNKHCLLTDGDYELALSEKHKKPGRKKGILSNRTSWENVFEGQMGPFEVFAYGPTLKFKLSWSGSPLARPARRPTSLPLRSPLTVQSAPSTNDLRSPAEEADGNKENRKRQRIFYQFIYNNNTRQQTEAREDLYCPWCSIDCRQLYSLLKHLKLCHRRFVFTYAPHSKGERIDVSVNENYDGSYYGKPEDMNDLLGYALSREGPCRRLSSTHVMVWRPQRRRESLSEFLEPDDGECDGNRPFYNGHHRMYFHSKTKLPIRSAEKDQDSEDETIPEWMRAKTIQLIDEFTDVNDGEKELMKLWNLHLMKNSYIADFQVLEACRSFIDNYSRDLKEKNLERNFLLHLVNLHDFNLITSSQIEEITGKMRESWKEQS